ATAAACTGAAACCTGGTCATTATATGTTATATAAAAAAGGAGAAATTGAAATCAATCCGTTCTGGGATGCCAATTTTTCTGAGAAAGAAAATAGCTTGAATTATTACGTTGAGCAAATCAAAAAAACATTAGAAGAATCAGTTAAATACCATAAAATTAGTGATGTGAAAGTAGGTTCTTTTTTATCAGGTGGGGTCGATTCAAGTTATATTACATCCCTATTAAATCCGAATAAAACGTTCTCTGTTGGCTTCCAAGATCATGAGGGAATTTTTAATGAAACCAATCTAGCAAAGGATTTATCTGATATTTTACACATTGAAAATCATAAAAAAATAATTAATGCAGATGAATGTTTTAAAATGCTGCCAACCATCCAGTATCACATGGATGAACCACAGTCTAATCCCTCATCTGTTCCCTTATATTTTTTAGCTGAATTAGCAAGTAAACATGTAACTGTAGTGTTATCTGGGGAGGGTGCTGATGAAATTTTTGGTGGTTACGCATGGTATCAAGCAACACCTGCTATGCGTAAATATGAAAAACTCCCTTTAACTATTCGACGCCCAGTCTCAAAAATAAGTCAAAAACTTCCTAGAAATAGAATCACTGCTTTTTTAGAAAAAGGTGGGCAAAAAGTAGAAGAAAAATTTATTGGTCAAGCCAAGGTTTTTGAGGAAAAAGATGCTTTGAAAGTTCTAAAAGAGGATTACAAAAACAGTCCTTCTATCCTAGACATTACTAAACAAGTTTATGATAAAGTAAATGACAAAGATAATCTTACAAAAATGCAATATGTGGATCTGAAGTTATGGCTGCCAGGAGATATTTTACTAAAAGCGGACAAAATGAGCTCAGCCCATTCCATTGAGCTGCGAGTTCCATTCTTAGATAAAGTTGTTATGGAGCTAGCTTCAGAACTTCCTGCAGACCAACGTGTAAATGAATTAAATACAAAACATGCACTAAGAACAGCAGCAAAGGAATCACTGCCTGAAGAATGGGCAAACCGCCCAAAGGTTGGCTTTCCTGTACCCATTCGATATTGGTTAAGAGAAGAAAAGTACTACAATATCGTAAAAGAAATGTTTCAATCAGATATAGCAGAGCAATTTTTTAATACAGATGAACTTATGAGATATCTTAATGACCATTATGAAGAGAAACACAACTATGCAAGATATATATGGACGGTTTACGTATTTCTTATATGGTACAAAGAGTTCTTCACATGAACCTTTCATAACTTAAGTATCAAATGTTCTTGGCTTGTACTAGGAGGAGATTATGATCAATATATTAAAACAAGTTGCAGCAATATTTATGCTCACTTCAACTGTCTTTTTCTTTCCAAACACTTCTGAATTAATAAAAAATGAGGCGACAAACCATGTTGAAATAGACAATAGTAGTGAGAAAAAAGGCAGCATATCTATTTTAAATATTGATAGCAACTCTGGATCTCCTATTCAAAATACGGTACATATGGTAATAAACGAAAATGGAGCCATAGTTGAAATGTTAGTAACAGATAAAATGGGCAGAGCTACGTCAACCATGTTTGATTTTGGTAAACGTTATACGATTAGA
The window above is part of the Chengkuizengella sp. SCS-71B genome. Proteins encoded here:
- the asnB gene encoding asparagine synthase (glutamine-hydrolyzing); translation: MCGFVGFADTSLPIDKTKTIQDMMNTIVHRGPDSGGVFSDEKVTFGFRRLMIIDLVEEGNQPMYNEDESCILIFNGEIYNYQELRDDLIKKGHEFISKTDSEVILHGYEEYGVDILQKLRGMFAFAIWDSKKETMFLARDFFGIKPLYYTQNTSDHSFIFGSEIKSILKHPSYKKEMNKDALKPYLTFQYSVMDETFFKGIYKLKPGHYMLYKKGEIEINPFWDANFSEKENSLNYYVEQIKKTLEESVKYHKISDVKVGSFLSGGVDSSYITSLLNPNKTFSVGFQDHEGIFNETNLAKDLSDILHIENHKKIINADECFKMLPTIQYHMDEPQSNPSSVPLYFLAELASKHVTVVLSGEGADEIFGGYAWYQATPAMRKYEKLPLTIRRPVSKISQKLPRNRITAFLEKGGQKVEEKFIGQAKVFEEKDALKVLKEDYKNSPSILDITKQVYDKVNDKDNLTKMQYVDLKLWLPGDILLKADKMSSAHSIELRVPFLDKVVMELASELPADQRVNELNTKHALRTAAKESLPEEWANRPKVGFPVPIRYWLREEKYYNIVKEMFQSDIAEQFFNTDELMRYLNDHYEEKHNYARYIWTVYVFLIWYKEFFT